The Hymenobacter sp. DG01 genome has a segment encoding these proteins:
- a CDS encoding folylpolyglutamate synthase/dihydrofolate synthase family protein — protein sequence MTYQQTLDYLYQQLPMFQRVGEAGYKPGLERTEALAAAMGNPERKFKSVHVAGTNGKGSSSNLLAAVLQAAGYKVGLYTSPHLKEFTERIKVNGQDLTPDYLVAWVERWRGYFEEVQPSFFEMCVAMAFDYFAEEQVDIAVVEVGLGGRLDSTNIIRPLVSLITNISFDHQNLLGHTLPLIASEKAGIIKPGVPAIISQTQPEVAPVFEQKAQLESAPLLFADDQYRAELLQEPTPEDDTQRLCLTYQNAPYLEDVELGLVGDYQRLNLPGVLAVLDELRRQGFEIPEAAVREGLREVGRLTGFRGRWTILGRRPLVVCDTGHNEAGIRFITGQLARLPQRQLHFVLGVVNDKDVSKMLSLLPRHATYYFCQATIPRALPAAELAERAAAVGLHGQAYGPVPTAVAAARAAAAPDDVVFIGGSTFVVAEIEGL from the coding sequence ATGACTTACCAGCAAACCCTCGACTACCTCTACCAGCAGCTGCCCATGTTTCAGCGGGTAGGGGAAGCGGGGTACAAGCCGGGGCTGGAGCGCACGGAGGCCCTGGCGGCGGCAATGGGCAACCCGGAGCGGAAGTTCAAAAGTGTGCACGTAGCGGGGACCAACGGTAAGGGCAGCTCCTCGAACCTGCTGGCGGCGGTGCTGCAGGCGGCCGGCTATAAGGTGGGTCTCTACACCTCGCCCCACCTCAAGGAGTTTACCGAGCGCATCAAAGTAAACGGCCAGGACCTAACCCCCGACTACCTGGTGGCTTGGGTGGAACGCTGGCGCGGGTACTTCGAGGAGGTGCAGCCCTCGTTTTTTGAAATGTGCGTGGCCATGGCCTTCGATTACTTTGCCGAGGAGCAGGTGGACATTGCCGTGGTAGAAGTCGGCCTGGGCGGGCGCCTCGATTCTACCAACATCATCCGGCCCCTGGTTTCCCTGATTACCAACATCAGCTTCGACCACCAGAACCTGTTGGGCCACACGCTACCCCTGATTGCCAGCGAAAAGGCCGGCATCATTAAACCAGGCGTGCCGGCCATCATCAGCCAGACCCAGCCCGAGGTAGCCCCGGTGTTCGAGCAGAAAGCTCAGCTAGAAAGCGCCCCGCTGCTGTTTGCCGATGACCAGTACCGCGCCGAGCTACTGCAGGAGCCTACCCCCGAGGACGACACGCAACGCCTGTGCCTGACTTACCAGAATGCGCCCTACCTGGAAGACGTAGAGCTAGGCCTGGTGGGCGACTACCAGCGCCTGAATCTGCCCGGCGTGCTGGCCGTGCTGGATGAGCTGCGCCGCCAGGGCTTCGAGATACCCGAAGCGGCCGTGCGCGAAGGGCTGCGGGAGGTGGGTCGCCTCACCGGTTTCCGGGGCCGCTGGACCATCCTGGGCCGCCGGCCCCTGGTGGTCTGCGACACGGGTCACAACGAAGCGGGGATTCGCTTCATCACCGGGCAGCTGGCGCGGCTGCCGCAGCGGCAGTTGCACTTCGTGCTGGGGGTAGTAAATGACAAGGACGTGAGCAAGATGCTGAGCTTACTGCCCCGGCACGCTACGTACTATTTCTGCCAGGCTACTATTCCGCGGGCATTGCCGGCTGCAGAGCTGGCCGAGCGGGCCGCTGCTGTGGGACTACACGGCCAGGCGTATGGACCAGTGCCTACTGCCGTAGCCGCCGCGCGCGCCGCCGCCGCGCCCGATGATGTGGTCTTCATCGGGGGTAGTACTTTTGTGGTGGCCGAAATCGAAGGGCTGTAG
- a CDS encoding biopolymer transporter ExbD, with the protein MDLSRRRKVSSHVETSSMNDIMFFLMLFFLIVSTMVNPNVIKLMLPNARSGKQAMKQPITVSVDAAGKYFIDRQNITPDQLEPELARRVQGLESPTAVLRVDASLNVQKLVDILEVGNRLKIKMVMATQAQQASGK; encoded by the coding sequence ATGGACCTCAGCCGGCGCCGCAAAGTTTCTTCCCACGTCGAGACCAGCTCGATGAACGACATCATGTTCTTCCTGATGCTGTTCTTCCTGATTGTCTCGACGATGGTGAACCCCAACGTTATTAAGCTTATGCTGCCTAACGCCCGCTCGGGCAAGCAGGCCATGAAGCAGCCCATTACGGTTTCCGTGGACGCGGCCGGAAAGTACTTCATTGACCGCCAGAACATCACCCCCGATCAGTTGGAGCCCGAGCTGGCTCGCCGCGTGCAGGGGTTGGAGAGCCCCACGGCTGTGCTGCGCGTAGATGCCTCACTGAACGTGCAGAAGCTGGTAGATATTCTGGAGGTAGGCAACCGCCTCAAGATTAAAATGGTAATGGCCACCCAGGCCCAGCAAGCGTCGGGTAAGTAG
- a CDS encoding maleylpyruvate isomerase N-terminal domain-containing protein, translating to MTPASTPDTLPLFPELDRLLLEVLRSLSAAGWERPTLAPAWTVRDVALHLLDGSLRSLSMLRDGHFAGPGPASGEYQDVVRYLNELNNSWVKVGQRLSPAVLLGLLEGVGPEYNAFLTSLDPAAPAMFSVAWAGEAQSTNHFHVAREYTEKWHHQQQIRQAVGQEAPLLSPRLYRPFLATSLQALPYHYRAVMAPEGTVIRFHVTGEGGDTWFLLRTAEGWVLGQNYTGGPVAADMELPGEVAWRLLTKSLPPAEAETRLVLRGPELLTAPVYSLLTVMA from the coding sequence ATGACACCTGCTTCTACCCCCGACACTCTGCCGCTGTTCCCGGAGCTGGACCGCCTGCTGCTGGAAGTGCTCCGCAGCCTTTCTGCGGCCGGCTGGGAACGGCCCACCCTGGCGCCCGCCTGGACGGTGCGCGACGTGGCCCTGCACCTGCTCGATGGCAGCCTGCGCAGCCTCTCCATGCTCCGCGACGGCCACTTCGCCGGCCCCGGCCCCGCCAGCGGCGAGTACCAGGACGTGGTGCGCTACCTCAATGAGCTGAACAACTCCTGGGTAAAAGTGGGGCAGCGGCTGAGCCCGGCGGTGCTGCTTGGGCTGCTGGAAGGGGTAGGACCCGAGTATAACGCCTTTCTGACCTCGCTGGACCCTGCTGCCCCGGCCATGTTCTCGGTGGCGTGGGCCGGAGAGGCGCAGTCAACCAACCACTTCCACGTGGCCCGCGAGTACACCGAGAAGTGGCATCATCAGCAGCAAATCCGGCAGGCAGTGGGGCAGGAGGCCCCGCTGCTGAGCCCCCGGCTGTACCGGCCCTTCCTGGCTACCAGCCTGCAGGCCCTGCCGTATCACTACCGGGCCGTGATGGCGCCGGAAGGCACGGTGATACGCTTTCACGTTACCGGCGAGGGCGGCGACACATGGTTTCTACTCCGGACGGCAGAGGGCTGGGTTCTGGGGCAGAATTATACCGGGGGCCCGGTAGCCGCTGATATGGAGCTGCCCGGTGAGGTAGCGTGGCGGCTGCTCACCAAAAGCCTACCCCCCGCCGAGGCCGAAACCCGCCTCGTGCTACGGGGGCCAGAGCTCTTAACGGCTCCAGTTTATTCTCTGCTGACGGTAATGGCTTAG
- the rpe gene encoding ribulose-phosphate 3-epimerase, whose protein sequence is MNPTRRMAPLLAPSLLAADFGNLQFETERLAGSAADWLHFDVMDGRFVPNISFGIPVLQAVHRHARQPIDVHLMIEEPQHYLSAFRDAGAANITVHYEACPHLHRVVQQIKQLGCRAGVALNPHTPVWVLEEIAADLDLVCVMSVNPGFGGQTFIPNTLRKVAALKELLVDSGSGALIEIDGGVTLDNAAALVEAGADVLVAGSFVFNSADPVATLAQMRQQLAAPADTEDYN, encoded by the coding sequence ATGAACCCGACCCGCCGTATGGCCCCGCTACTGGCCCCCTCACTTCTGGCCGCTGATTTTGGCAATCTGCAATTCGAAACCGAGCGTTTGGCCGGCTCGGCCGCTGACTGGCTGCACTTCGACGTGATGGACGGGCGCTTCGTGCCCAATATATCCTTCGGTATTCCGGTGCTGCAGGCCGTGCACCGGCACGCCCGGCAGCCCATTGATGTGCACCTGATGATAGAGGAGCCCCAGCACTACCTCAGTGCCTTCCGCGACGCCGGGGCCGCCAACATTACGGTGCACTACGAGGCCTGCCCTCACCTGCACCGGGTGGTGCAGCAGATCAAGCAGCTGGGCTGCCGGGCGGGGGTAGCCCTCAATCCGCATACGCCGGTGTGGGTGCTGGAGGAAATTGCCGCCGACCTGGATCTGGTTTGTGTGATGTCGGTAAATCCGGGCTTCGGCGGTCAAACGTTTATCCCGAACACCCTGCGCAAGGTAGCCGCCCTCAAGGAACTGCTGGTGGACAGCGGCTCGGGGGCACTAATTGAAATAGACGGGGGCGTAACCCTGGACAACGCTGCGGCGCTGGTAGAAGCCGGGGCCGACGTGCTGGTGGCCGGCTCCTTTGTATTTAACTCCGCTGATCCGGTGGCTACCCTGGCCCAGATGCGCCAGCAGCTAGCGGCCCCCGCTGATACAGAAGACTACAACTAA
- a CDS encoding S8 family serine peptidase, with translation MVFSRFFSGLALALGLSASAAPAPVEASSRLAAPGPTSPAPGTVRKHLIYFKDKAGTPHQLSQPQTFLSARAVQRRQRQNIALLPRDLPVSPAYVQQVKAVPGAQLWYTSRWFNAAVVACDSATLQQLQALPCVRGARTLNRGLPGSRKRGEGEQTPTTPESTSANPYGKAYTQAHMIGAVRMHEAGFRGEGLQIAVFDAGFPGVNTAPAFASLRNEQRLASTFNFVDKNTAVYQRNSHGTHCLSTMAANEPGAYIGTAPQATYHLCITEDIYSEHPVEEANWLIAAEYADSAGVDIISSSLSYTTFDYPSIDYTYADLNGRTAISTRAATLAARVGMLVVNSAGNEGGNTWRYVTAPADADSILTVGAVDSLLARASFSSRGPTADGRIKPNLSAMGQQTAIVSPDGRVNRGNGTSYSCPVLAGMVAGFWQANPQLTAQQVISFLQRSGSRATTPNDEVGYGIPDFVRAYNLANPGTPLATQTASARQELFIYPNPVKETELYLQLAVGFQGVPLRVRIYDARGALVAEEEVAATTAAAVRLRPGLLIKGVYTCTVSAGREQRTVRFVKL, from the coding sequence ATGGTTTTTTCTCGTTTCTTTTCCGGCCTGGCGCTGGCCCTTGGGCTGAGTGCATCGGCAGCCCCCGCGCCCGTCGAAGCCAGTTCCCGTCTGGCGGCCCCGGGGCCCACTTCCCCGGCCCCTGGTACCGTGCGCAAGCACCTGATTTATTTCAAAGATAAAGCCGGCACACCCCACCAGCTTAGCCAGCCTCAGACGTTTCTCTCGGCCCGGGCCGTGCAGCGGCGCCAGCGCCAGAACATTGCCCTGCTACCCCGCGACTTACCGGTAAGTCCGGCCTACGTGCAGCAGGTAAAGGCCGTGCCCGGCGCCCAGCTCTGGTACACCTCCCGCTGGTTTAACGCCGCCGTGGTGGCCTGCGACTCGGCCACGCTGCAACAGCTGCAGGCCCTGCCGTGCGTACGCGGGGCCCGGACCCTGAACCGGGGCCTGCCCGGCAGCCGCAAGCGGGGGGAAGGCGAGCAGACCCCCACCACGCCGGAAAGCACCAGCGCCAACCCCTACGGCAAGGCGTACACGCAGGCCCACATGATTGGGGCCGTGCGTATGCATGAGGCCGGCTTCCGGGGCGAAGGCCTGCAGATTGCCGTGTTTGATGCCGGTTTTCCGGGCGTAAATACGGCGCCTGCCTTTGCTTCCCTGCGTAATGAGCAACGCCTGGCCAGCACCTTTAACTTCGTGGATAAGAACACGGCGGTTTATCAGCGCAACAGTCACGGCACTCACTGCCTGTCCACCATGGCCGCCAACGAGCCCGGCGCTTATATCGGGACGGCACCCCAGGCTACCTACCACCTCTGCATCACGGAGGATATTTACTCTGAACACCCCGTAGAAGAAGCCAACTGGCTGATTGCGGCCGAGTATGCCGACTCTGCGGGCGTGGATATCATCAGCTCCTCGCTGAGCTACACCACTTTTGATTACCCTTCCATCGACTATACCTACGCCGACCTGAACGGACGCACGGCTATTTCGACCCGCGCCGCTACCCTGGCCGCCCGGGTAGGCATGCTGGTGGTGAACAGCGCCGGCAACGAGGGAGGCAACACCTGGCGCTACGTCACGGCTCCCGCCGATGCCGACTCCATCCTGACCGTAGGGGCCGTGGACTCACTGCTGGCGCGAGCCAGCTTCAGTTCCCGCGGCCCTACGGCCGATGGGCGCATCAAGCCTAACCTGTCGGCTATGGGGCAGCAAACCGCCATTGTGTCGCCGGATGGCCGTGTAAACCGTGGCAACGGCACCTCGTACTCGTGCCCGGTGCTGGCGGGGATGGTGGCCGGTTTCTGGCAGGCCAACCCCCAGCTAACGGCCCAGCAGGTTATCAGCTTTCTGCAGCGCTCCGGTAGCCGGGCCACTACCCCCAACGATGAGGTAGGCTACGGCATCCCCGACTTCGTGCGGGCATACAACCTGGCTAACCCCGGCACCCCACTGGCCACCCAGACCGCCTCGGCCCGGCAGGAGTTATTTATTTACCCCAACCCGGTGAAGGAAACGGAGCTGTATCTGCAGCTGGCGGTAGGCTTTCAGGGCGTACCCCTGCGCGTACGGATTTACGATGCCCGGGGGGCGCTGGTGGCAGAGGAAGAGGTAGCAGCCACCACGGCGGCGGCTGTGCGCCTGCGGCCGGGCCTGCTGATAAAAGGGGTGTACACCTGCACTGTGAGTGCCGGCCGGGAGCAGCGCACCGTGCGGTTCGTGAAGCTATAG
- a CDS encoding carboxypeptidase-like regulatory domain-containing protein, with the protein MPTLFRSYPLLWLPLLLRPLPVCATLVLVASPLGILQAQQPATARVLVTGTVRDAAGQPLEQVAVGVEGLAGGTNTDDRGRFALSVVRPQSGKEPVLVARRLGYQTLRLPLNLQEKRELSLTLIEDSRALGNVTVRGRSDAADTREQVSVMQLEPRTAKEIPSPFGDFSAVLKTLPGVASTNELTSTYSVRGGNYEENLVYVNGFEVYRPFLVTAATQEGLSFINPDLVNRVEFSTGGWQPRFGDKLSSVLNIEYKQPAKFGASATASLVGGTAHVEASSPNKRISYLAGVRYKNATYVFNSLQQQQGRYNPTFYDGQSLITVALGPRNNPERTTLGLLNTFAHNDYRFNPESGESTFSTAANQLSRLYIGYAGQERMQYDTYQGGLNLRHELRPNLQLELLGGLLYSREFEYRDVEAAYSIAEINRDPNSPDYNLDVNRRGLGSRFDHSRNNLTARIATVETRGTWTPGERSTVRWGLKAGRERIEDQLNEYSFTDSADYVPEARRTRLVSDLKLESTRTQGYLQHTYQFDSLKTLTYGLRLNHWSINQQLTVSPRVQYAFTSARNPRVSWKAAAGMYYQPPFYRELRYQSGAPQAQQGQLNPELRAQRSLHFIVGNELRFTKWGRPFRFTGEAYYKYLTDVVPYDIDNVRLRYYAQNNAKAYAAGLDARVSGEFIPGTESWFSLGLLTTRENLAGDSLNIYNEDRTTVISRQPKGYIRRPSDQRLNLGIFLQDNLPGNPSVKGYVNLVFGTGLPFSPPDDPDLRGTSELTRAYKRVDLGFTKVLTLRTPVEEASGRAVQLKTLWASLEILNILAADNLAGYNYVQDLNGRTYAVPNFLSRRLVNLRVIARF; encoded by the coding sequence ATGCCCACTCTTTTCCGCTCTTATCCGCTGCTGTGGCTGCCCTTGCTGCTCCGGCCGCTTCCCGTCTGCGCTACCCTGGTGCTGGTGGCCAGCCCCCTCGGGATACTTCAGGCCCAGCAACCGGCAACGGCGCGGGTGCTGGTAACGGGCACCGTGCGCGATGCGGCCGGACAGCCGTTGGAGCAGGTAGCGGTGGGAGTGGAGGGCCTGGCCGGGGGCACCAATACCGATGACCGGGGCCGCTTTGCCCTAAGCGTGGTGCGGCCCCAGAGCGGCAAGGAACCCGTGTTGGTAGCGCGCCGCCTGGGCTACCAGACCCTGCGCCTGCCCTTAAACCTGCAGGAGAAGCGGGAGCTGAGCCTGACTCTGATCGAAGATTCCCGGGCCCTGGGCAACGTAACCGTGCGGGGCCGCTCTGATGCGGCCGATACGCGCGAGCAAGTGAGCGTTATGCAGCTGGAGCCGCGCACGGCCAAAGAAATTCCCTCGCCCTTCGGCGACTTCAGCGCCGTGCTCAAGACCCTGCCGGGGGTAGCCAGCACCAACGAGCTAACTAGCACCTACTCCGTGCGCGGCGGCAACTACGAGGAAAACCTGGTGTACGTCAACGGCTTTGAGGTGTACCGGCCGTTTCTGGTGACGGCCGCTACCCAGGAAGGCCTCAGCTTTATTAACCCCGATCTGGTCAACCGGGTCGAGTTTTCGACCGGGGGGTGGCAGCCCCGGTTTGGCGACAAGCTGTCTTCGGTGCTGAATATCGAGTACAAGCAGCCCGCCAAGTTTGGTGCCTCGGCCACGGCCAGTCTGGTGGGGGGCACGGCCCACGTGGAAGCGTCCTCACCGAACAAGCGCATCAGCTACCTGGCCGGGGTGCGCTACAAGAATGCCACCTACGTGTTTAACTCCCTGCAACAACAGCAGGGCCGCTACAACCCTACCTTCTATGACGGGCAAAGCCTGATTACGGTAGCCCTGGGCCCCCGGAACAACCCGGAGCGTACCACGCTGGGCCTGCTAAACACCTTTGCCCACAACGATTACCGCTTCAACCCGGAAAGCGGGGAAAGCACCTTCAGCACGGCCGCCAACCAGCTTTCCCGCCTTTATATTGGCTACGCCGGGCAGGAGCGCATGCAGTACGATACCTACCAGGGCGGACTGAACCTGCGCCACGAGCTGCGACCCAACCTGCAGCTGGAGCTACTGGGCGGGCTGCTGTATTCGCGCGAGTTTGAGTACCGCGACGTGGAAGCCGCCTACAGCATTGCTGAAATCAACCGCGACCCGAACTCGCCGGACTATAACCTGGATGTGAACCGGCGGGGGCTGGGCTCGCGCTTCGACCACTCTCGCAACAACCTCACGGCCCGCATTGCTACCGTGGAAACCCGCGGCACCTGGACGCCCGGGGAGAGGAGCACGGTGCGCTGGGGGTTGAAAGCGGGCCGGGAGCGGATTGAGGACCAGCTCAACGAATACAGCTTCACCGACTCGGCCGATTACGTGCCGGAGGCCCGGCGCACCCGGCTGGTTTCCGATCTGAAGCTGGAAAGCACCCGCACCCAGGGCTACCTCCAGCACACCTACCAGTTCGATTCGCTGAAAACCCTCACCTACGGACTGCGTCTGAACCACTGGTCCATCAACCAGCAACTCACCGTTAGCCCACGGGTGCAGTACGCTTTTACCAGCGCCCGCAACCCGCGCGTATCCTGGAAAGCTGCCGCCGGGATGTACTACCAGCCTCCGTTCTACCGGGAGCTGCGCTACCAGTCGGGGGCGCCACAGGCCCAGCAGGGCCAGCTGAACCCGGAGCTGCGGGCCCAACGCTCCCTGCACTTTATTGTGGGCAATGAGCTGCGCTTTACCAAGTGGGGGCGGCCGTTCCGCTTTACCGGCGAGGCTTACTACAAGTACCTCACCGACGTCGTGCCCTACGACATTGATAACGTGCGCCTGCGCTACTACGCCCAGAACAACGCCAAAGCATACGCCGCCGGCCTCGATGCCCGCGTAAGCGGAGAGTTTATTCCGGGCACCGAGTCGTGGTTTAGCCTGGGCCTGCTCACCACCCGCGAAAACCTGGCCGGCGACTCCCTCAACATCTATAACGAAGATCGGACCACCGTAATCAGCCGCCAGCCCAAGGGCTACATCCGGCGCCCCTCGGATCAGCGCCTGAACCTGGGCATATTTCTGCAGGATAACCTGCCGGGTAATCCCTCCGTGAAGGGCTACGTGAACCTGGTGTTTGGTACGGGCCTGCCGTTTAGCCCCCCCGACGACCCCGACCTGCGCGGTACCAGTGAGCTGACCCGGGCCTACAAGCGCGTGGATCTGGGCTTTACCAAAGTGCTCACCCTGCGCACGCCCGTGGAAGAAGCCAGTGGCCGCGCGGTGCAGCTCAAGACCCTGTGGGCCAGCCTGGAAATTCTCAATATTCTAGCCGCCGATAACCTGGCCGGCTACAACTACGTCCAGGACCTGAACGGGCGCACCTACGCTGTTCCTAACTTTCTGTCGCGCCGCCTGGTGAACCTGCGGGTTATTGCCCGTTTCTAG
- a CDS encoding energy transducer TonB — protein MATEYREEHRREALLGTVMINAALAALFFFTVFKGPDPPLEELAGGDGVELNYGVDEVGSGDIQSQAPANESKNREDSRPPASQPDPTPPRPVSQPDLTPPTEQRVVTSEAEESPVTVPPAKKVAEAPKEEVKPEPPRPKVDQRAVFTPRANRADGGGNGVNGTSNAPTGNNNGDNPGTVGDKGDPRGTYGGTAYSGEPGKGGRGTSPGSGGSLSMPGWAFENQPRDVDPSDERGSVTLKIKIDEDGSVESVSIFKSTVSRNVAEFYRAMVQRKATFRRVADGSGGATGTVTYIIGGR, from the coding sequence ATGGCAACCGAATATCGGGAAGAGCATCGGCGGGAAGCCCTCCTGGGCACGGTGATGATAAATGCGGCGCTGGCTGCCTTGTTCTTCTTTACCGTGTTCAAGGGTCCCGATCCGCCCCTGGAGGAGCTGGCCGGCGGCGACGGGGTAGAGCTAAACTACGGGGTGGATGAGGTAGGCTCCGGCGACATCCAGAGCCAGGCCCCCGCCAATGAGTCGAAGAACCGGGAGGACAGCCGCCCGCCCGCTTCGCAGCCTGACCCCACACCGCCCCGCCCCGTATCTCAACCCGACCTCACACCGCCCACTGAGCAGCGGGTAGTAACCAGTGAGGCCGAGGAAAGCCCCGTAACGGTGCCGCCCGCGAAAAAGGTAGCCGAGGCGCCCAAGGAAGAAGTGAAGCCTGAACCACCGCGTCCGAAAGTGGATCAGCGGGCCGTATTTACGCCGCGCGCCAACCGCGCTGATGGGGGTGGTAACGGCGTGAACGGTACCAGCAACGCACCTACCGGCAACAACAACGGCGACAACCCCGGCACTGTGGGCGACAAAGGCGACCCACGTGGCACCTACGGCGGTACCGCTTATTCTGGTGAGCCGGGCAAGGGTGGCCGCGGCACCAGCCCCGGTAGCGGCGGTTCCCTCAGCATGCCCGGGTGGGCCTTTGAAAATCAGCCGCGGGATGTTGATCCATCTGATGAAAGAGGCTCAGTTACCCTGAAGATTAAGATTGATGAAGATGGAAGCGTTGAAAGTGTCAGCATCTTCAAAAGCACTGTCTCCCGCAACGTAGCTGAGTTTTACCGGGCTATGGTGCAAAGAAAAGCTACGTTTCGCAGGGTTGCCGATGGCAGCGGAGGGGCTACCGGGACAGTGACCTATATCATTGGTGGACGCTAA
- the mnmA gene encoding tRNA 2-thiouridine(34) synthase MnmA: MNTTKGRVLVAMSGGIDSSVAAVLLHEQGYEVVGMTMKTWDYASAGGSKKETGCCSLDSINDARQIAVELGFPHYIIDIRDEFGDFVISNFTEEYLAGRTPNPCVLCNTHIKWDALLRRADQLGCDFIATGHYAQVREENGRYVISKGIDENKDQSYALWGVTQESLARTLFPLGQLRKTAIYDFARERGFTELVNKPESYEICFIPDNDYRGFLRRRVPGLEERVAGGEFVLRDGTVVGKHEGYPFYTIGQRKGLGVALGFPAYVTAIDPETNRVVLGNFEDLASTRTVVGKLNMGKYASLEGRGLVPSITKIRYNHDGSPAFLEQKGDKIYIYFEEAVHAVTPGQAAVFYEGQDVLGGGWIERHTIGDIPEPSAAVATAG, encoded by the coding sequence ATGAACACAACGAAAGGACGGGTGCTGGTTGCCATGAGCGGCGGCATCGACAGCTCCGTGGCCGCCGTGCTGCTGCACGAGCAGGGCTACGAAGTGGTGGGAATGACCATGAAAACCTGGGATTACGCCTCGGCGGGCGGCAGCAAGAAGGAAACCGGCTGCTGCTCCCTCGACAGCATCAACGACGCCCGGCAGATTGCCGTGGAGCTCGGCTTCCCGCACTACATCATTGATATCCGCGACGAGTTCGGCGACTTTGTCATCAGCAACTTCACCGAAGAATACCTGGCGGGCCGTACGCCCAACCCCTGCGTGCTCTGCAATACCCACATCAAGTGGGACGCGCTGCTGCGCCGGGCCGACCAGCTGGGCTGCGACTTTATTGCTACGGGCCACTACGCCCAGGTGCGCGAGGAAAACGGCCGCTACGTCATCAGTAAGGGCATCGACGAAAACAAGGACCAAAGCTACGCGCTCTGGGGCGTGACCCAGGAGAGCCTGGCCCGCACCCTGTTCCCGCTGGGCCAGCTGCGTAAAACTGCCATTTATGACTTTGCCCGGGAGCGGGGCTTTACCGAGCTGGTGAACAAGCCCGAGAGCTACGAAATCTGCTTTATCCCCGACAACGACTACCGCGGCTTCCTGCGCCGACGGGTGCCGGGCCTGGAGGAGCGCGTAGCCGGGGGCGAGTTTGTACTGCGCGACGGCACAGTGGTGGGCAAGCACGAAGGCTACCCCTTCTACACCATCGGGCAGCGCAAAGGGCTGGGCGTGGCCTTGGGTTTCCCGGCCTACGTCACGGCCATCGACCCCGAAACCAACCGGGTCGTGCTGGGTAACTTCGAGGATCTGGCCAGCACCCGCACGGTAGTCGGCAAGCTCAACATGGGCAAGTACGCCTCCCTGGAAGGCCGCGGCCTGGTGCCCAGCATCACCAAAATCCGCTACAACCACGACGGCTCCCCGGCTTTCCTGGAGCAGAAGGGCGACAAGATTTATATCTACTTCGAGGAGGCAGTACACGCTGTTACCCCCGGGCAGGCGGCCGTGTTCTACGAGGGCCAGGATGTGCTGGGTGGTGGCTGGATTGAGCGCCACACCATCGGCGACATTCCGGAGCCTTCCGCCGCCGTAGCCACGGCCGGCTAA
- the trmB gene encoding tRNA (guanosine(46)-N7)-methyltransferase TrmB gives MSRVKLKRFADNAERPDVIEPGKATYQQLGGRWHEEFFRNPNPITLEVGCGKGEYTVGLAERYPERNFLGLDIKGERIWRGSTRAESLGLTNVGFLRTRAHDLLTHFALGELHEIWITFPDPRPRDRDIKRRLTAPRFLDLYQQVLRPGGLVHLKTDNEGLFDFSLETLQQRAGATILAHTKDLYETPELLPHAEYIQTTFERKYRTLGVPIKYLQFQLS, from the coding sequence TTGAGTCGAGTTAAACTGAAGCGCTTCGCCGATAACGCCGAGCGCCCCGACGTAATTGAACCCGGTAAGGCTACCTACCAGCAGCTAGGCGGACGCTGGCACGAAGAGTTCTTCCGCAACCCTAACCCCATTACCCTGGAAGTGGGCTGCGGCAAGGGCGAATACACCGTGGGGCTGGCTGAGCGCTACCCCGAGCGCAACTTTCTGGGCCTCGACATCAAGGGGGAGCGAATCTGGCGGGGTAGCACCCGCGCCGAGTCCCTGGGCCTGACCAACGTGGGTTTCCTGCGCACTCGCGCCCACGATTTGCTCACGCATTTTGCGCTTGGCGAGCTGCACGAAATCTGGATTACCTTCCCTGATCCGCGCCCCCGCGACCGGGACATCAAGCGCCGCCTTACGGCTCCGCGCTTCCTCGACCTCTACCAGCAGGTACTGCGCCCCGGCGGCCTCGTCCACCTCAAAACGGATAACGAAGGTCTGTTCGATTTCTCCCTCGAAACCCTGCAGCAGCGGGCCGGCGCTACCATCCTCGCGCACACCAAGGACCTCTACGAAACCCCCGAACTGCTCCCGCACGCTGAGTACATCCAAACGACCTTCGAGCGTAAATACCGCACGCTGGGTGTGCCCATCAAGTACCTGCAGTTTCAACTGAGTTAG